In bacterium, the genomic stretch TCTGGTCGGCGCAGGGATGGCCAGCGGTGCAACGGCGGTATGAGGTCGAGATGTACCAGCAGCGTGTGCAGCGGTGCATCGTGGCGGCACTGCGCGAATTGCCGGCTCGTCCGACGATCGCCATCATCGACGCCGGACTGATCCCCTATTGGAGCGATCTGCCCACCATCGATGTCTGGGGGCTATGCGATACGGAGATCGCGCGCGAAACTTCGCGTCAGGCCGCGGTGATGAGGCGGGCGCCGGCGGTGTATATCACCACAGTTGACACGATGGTGGCCGGCTTCGAACGGCCGCGGTTGGGCGATGACAAGCTGATGTACCAGTCCGGGAATTTCTCGTCGGTGTACCAATTATGGCGGCCCTGCGACGGTGGGATGCGGCCATCGAATTCCTGTTATGACTATGCCATCCTCGTGCTGGCCCGCTGGGCGCGTGACAACGGAGTGCGGATTCCGGAGCGACGGGAGTTCCGCGAGTCCAAGGTGAGACACCAGTCCGAGAGCCCGTAGCGGGACGCGGCACACTCCCCTGAACGAGCGACAAAGATCCCAAGACCCGGCAAAGAGCGCCGGGTCTTGGGATGACGGGTTTATGGCCTTCGGGCGCTGGCGGACGGGGTGGACATTGGGATGACGGGTTTGTGGCCTTCGGGCGCTGGCGGACGGAGCTAATCTCAGCCCCGCTGTCTTTGGCATCTCGACCGGGACAAGAGGCTTTCAGCCCCTTGGTGGCGTGCGGCGATGCATTTGGCGATATTGGCGCATGGCCAAGAGACGGAAATACTCGTTCGATGATCTGGTGGGAATCATGGCGCGGCTGCGCGGGCCGAAGGGATGCCCGTGGGACCGTAAGCAGAACCACCAGACGCTCCTCCCCTACCTCATCGAGGAAACCTACGAAGTCGTCGACACGCTGCATCGCCGCGACTACCGGGCCCTGCGCGAGGAACTAGGCGATCTCCTGTTGCAGATTGTCTTCCACGCGCAGTTGGCGCGCGAGCGGCGGCGGTTTGACATCGACGATGTCAGCGATGTGATCTGCCGCAAGTTGATCGCGCGGCATCCGCATGTCTTCGGCAGCGTGACCGCCCGGACCGCCGATGACGTGCTCAACAACTGGGAGAAGATCAAACTGGCCGAGAAAGAGCAGAACGGCAAGACGGGCGGTGTCTTGGCGGGGATTCCCCGTTCATTGCCGGCGCTTCTGCAGGCATATCGTGTGCAGGAGAAGACCGCGCGCTTCGGTTTTGACTGGGACAACCCGGCTCCGGTGCTCGACAAGGTGAATGAAGAGGTCGGGGAGCTGCGGCGTTCGCTGAAAAAGCGCGGGGCGCGCCGCAAGCGCGAAGTCGAGCATGAGCTGGGCGATCTGCTCTTTGCGCTGGTGAATCTGGCGCGGCATCTGAAGGTCGATCCGGAGACGGCGCTGGCCCGTTCGAACAAACGCTTCATGAAGCGATTCGGCTACATTGAGAGGAATCTTCCCAAGCGCGGGTTGAAGTTGGGGGAGGCATCGCTGGCCGAGATGGACAAATTGTGGGAGGAAGCGAAGCGGAAACTGGGTTGAGATGCCCCGCCGATGTTGAATGCGCCGGTGTCCGGTCGCGGGGAAAAGATTGCTTCGTCGGCCCGATCCGCCGTTGGCGGATCGGGCCTCCTCGCAATGACGGGGTGCTCATGTCTTCCCCTGAAAACCCTCCGTTGCGAGGAGTCCGTCAGAGGCGGACGACGAAGCAATCTTTGTTGAGCGGCGGAGGTCCGGTTGCGACTCCACCTACAGCGCGGCGCGGTCGGCGGAGGGGAACCAGCGGTAGAGCATGAAATAGATGAGCACGCCGGTGATGGAGACATACATCCAGATCGGAAAGGTCCAGCGGGCCAGACGGCGGTGCGCGGAGAAGTCCGAACGGAGCGCGCGGCGCAGAGTGATGATGATCAGCGGGGCCACCAGCGCCGCCAGCGGCGTGTGGGTCCAGAGAATAGCGAAGTAGAGCGCGCGCGGCCAGCCCTCGGTGGTGAAGCGGGTGATGCCGGCGTGGCCGAAGTGGTAGATCAGGTACGACGCGAGGAACAGAAGCGAACAGGTCACCGCGGCCAGCATGCAGGCGCGGTGCCGCCTGCGGTCCCGGCGGAGTATGAAGAACAGGCCCAACAGCAGGAGGCAGGCGGCGACGCCATTGAGGGCGGCGTTGAGGGCGGGCAGGACGGTCCAGTCCATCAGACTCCCTTGTCGCGGATGAGCACGGCGATGTCGGCGGTCACCTTCTGGATCAATTCGGGGTCATCGCTGTGGTAGTAGTTGCGGATGTGGCCGCGCCTGTCCACGATCGCAAACAACGTGCTGTGGAGCAGCGGATCATCCTTGGCGCCGGCGTGGAAGCCATCGGTGGCGAGCATGGCGATGGTGTCCTTCGGGCCGGTGAGAAACAACCAGCGCTCGGGATCAGCGCCGTAGAGTTCGGCGTATTCGCGCAGCCGCGCGGTCGAGTCGCGTTCGGGATCGACCGAAAAGGAGACCAGCCGCACTTTGGAGTCGACGGGAATGGTCTTCTGCAGTTCGGCCATCTGCAGCGACATCTTCGGGCAGGGACCGGCGCAGTGGGTGAAGATGAAGTCGGCGATCCAGACACGGCCCTTCAAGTCGTTGAGGGTCACGGTCCGGTCGGAGCGCTCGGTCAGCGCGAAATCCGGGACCGCGCCGAAATCGGCCATCGGCGCCTCCGGGCTTTTGTCTTCGCCGCGGAATTGGGTGTAGCCGATGATGGCGGTGGCCAGGATGAAGGCCAAAAGCAGCAGGCCGACGGCCCAGAGGATGGAGCGGACCGGCAGCGCGGGTTTGGCGTCGTTGGCGATCTGGTTCATTGTGGGCTCACTTTCGGGGACGTCCCGCCACCCACACGGCAACTCCACAGGCGGCCAACGCGAACAATAACAACACAGGCAGCGTGAGCGCCGGCGGCGGGAGGCCGGCGGTCATCGCCGGCTGATCCACATACAACATCTGACGCAGCGCGGCGGTTCCATAGGTGAGCGGGTTGACGGCCATGATCAGGCGCATCCAGCCCGCGGCGCCGGCGGCGGGGAACATCGCCCCGGACAGAAGCCACATCGGGATGAGCAGGACATTCATGACGGCGTGGTAGCCCTGCACCGAGTCCATGCGCCAGGCAAAAAGAAAGCCGAGCGCGCTCATGGCGATGCCGATGAGCGCCATGACCAGGACGGCACCCAGCCAGCCGAGCGGGTGAAACTCGATCCCCACAAAGGGCGCCGCGGCAAAGAGGACAATCCCCTGCATCATCGCCAACGCGGTCGAGCCGAAGATTTTACCGAGGGCGATTGACCAGGACGGGCAGGGCGCCACCAGCACCGACTGCAGGAACCCCTGGGTGCGGTCCTCGATGATCGAGATCGTCGCAAAGATCGCGGTGAACAGGACCATCAGGACCAGCGTGCCGGGATAGAAGTACTCGGCGTAGGTCTTTTCCGGCACCAGCGGGTGCTGGAACGAGCCGCTCCAGCCGGCGCCGAACAGCAGCAGAAACAGAATCGGCTGGCCGAGCGCGCCGAAGACCCGGTGTTTCTGGCGGACAAACCGGGTGAACTCGCGGCGCAGGAGCGTGCCGACGGCGAGCCAGCCGCGGGTGTGCGCGGAGATGGCGGCGGCAGGAGCGTTCACAGGCCATCCTCCTCGCTGAAGGCATGGCCGGTCCGTTGGCGGAAGACATCGTAGAGCGATGGACGGGCGATCTGCAACGAGTCGACGGCGTCACCGAGAACCTGCCCGACCCGGGCGGCGAATTCGCCGCCGTCGGAGACCGCAACCCGCACACTGTCCCCTTCGATTTCGGCCTCCAGCGAAAACGTGGCCTGAATGCGTTCGCGCAGCGCGGCGAGGTCGCGTCCCTTCAGACGCACCACCTGCCCGGCGATCTGCGCCCGTAGCGCGGCGGGCGCGCCATCGGCGACGATCCGTCCGCGGTCCAGAATCAGGACCCGTCCCGAGTCCTCCGCCTCCTCCAACAGGTGCGTGGTGTAGAGCACCGCCGCCTGGGTATCCTCGCGCAGACTCCTGATCAGCCGCCAGAACGAATCGCGGGCCACCGGATCGAGGCCGGTGGTCGGCTCATCGAGCAGCAGCAGTCGCGGCTGGGTCATCATCACTTTGGCCAGTTCAACGCGGCGTTTCAACCCGCCGGAAAGCGTTTCGACGAAATCATGGCGGCGGTCGTCGAGTTCGAGGCGTTCAAGCGCGTAACTGAGCTGCGCGCGCAGGGGCCGTCCCGAGAGGCCGTGCAGGTGGCCATGGTGGAGGAGGTTTTCGCGCACGGTCAGTTTCACGTCCAG encodes the following:
- a CDS encoding DUF420 domain-containing protein, encoding MDWTVLPALNAALNGVAACLLLLGLFFILRRDRRRHRACMLAAVTCSLLFLASYLIYHFGHAGITRFTTEGWPRALYFAILWTHTPLAALVAPLIIITLRRALRSDFSAHRRLARWTFPIWMYVSITGVLIYFMLYRWFPSADRAAL
- a CDS encoding ABC transporter ATP-binding protein — its product is MPVDDATAVSVTRLAYQYGPRRALDEITFDLDPGEFTAILGPNGGGKTTLFRIIATLAGPSAGEVTVFGDDVVAARDRVRHHLGVVFQAPALDVKLTVRENLLHHGHLHGLSGRPLRAQLSYALERLELDDRRHDFVETLSGGLKRRVELAKVMMTQPRLLLLDEPTTGLDPVARDSFWRLIRSLREDTQAAVLYTTHLLEEAEDSGRVLILDRGRIVADGAPAALRAQIAGQVVRLKGRDLAALRERIQATFSLEAEIEGDSVRVAVSDGGEFAARVGQVLGDAVDSLQIARPSLYDVFRQRTGHAFSEEDGL
- a CDS encoding ABC transporter permease gives rise to the protein MNAPAAAISAHTRGWLAVGTLLRREFTRFVRQKHRVFGALGQPILFLLLFGAGWSGSFQHPLVPEKTYAEYFYPGTLVLMVLFTAIFATISIIEDRTQGFLQSVLVAPCPSWSIALGKIFGSTALAMMQGIVLFAAAPFVGIEFHPLGWLGAVLVMALIGIAMSALGFLFAWRMDSVQGYHAVMNVLLIPMWLLSGAMFPAAGAAGWMRLIMAVNPLTYGTAALRQMLYVDQPAMTAGLPPPALTLPVLLLFALAACGVAVWVAGRPRK
- the mazG gene encoding nucleoside triphosphate pyrophosphohydrolase, with product MAKRRKYSFDDLVGIMARLRGPKGCPWDRKQNHQTLLPYLIEETYEVVDTLHRRDYRALREELGDLLLQIVFHAQLARERRRFDIDDVSDVICRKLIARHPHVFGSVTARTADDVLNNWEKIKLAEKEQNGKTGGVLAGIPRSLPALLQAYRVQEKTARFGFDWDNPAPVLDKVNEEVGELRRSLKKRGARRKREVEHELGDLLFALVNLARHLKVDPETALARSNKRFMKRFGYIERNLPKRGLKLGEASLAEMDKLWEEAKRKLG
- a CDS encoding SCO family protein, producing MNQIANDAKPALPVRSILWAVGLLLLAFILATAIIGYTQFRGEDKSPEAPMADFGAVPDFALTERSDRTVTLNDLKGRVWIADFIFTHCAGPCPKMSLQMAELQKTIPVDSKVRLVSFSVDPERDSTARLREYAELYGADPERWLFLTGPKDTIAMLATDGFHAGAKDDPLLHSTLFAIVDRRGHIRNYYHSDDPELIQKVTADIAVLIRDKGV